One region of Eubacterium sp. 1001713B170207_170306_E7 genomic DNA includes:
- a CDS encoding arsenic metallochaperone ArsD family protein — protein MMHHIEIFDPDIQCYAGECEPMGNKEYMRITTMLENLKMAGKDIIRYNPMQEPSLYKEKPELKQLIDEKGVKALPAVMLDGRIVKSGEYPSNKELLDWAGLSQEELVKTIMQKKMSNCKCGNDLDCCC, from the coding sequence ATGATGCATCATATAGAAATTTTCGATCCGGATATCCAGTGCTACGCAGGAGAGTGCGAGCCCATGGGCAATAAAGAGTACATGCGTATTACCACCATGTTAGAAAATCTGAAAATGGCCGGGAAGGATATTATCCGCTATAATCCCATGCAGGAGCCCTCGCTTTATAAGGAGAAGCCTGAGCTTAAACAGCTGATTGACGAAAAAGGGGTTAAGGCTCTGCCGGCAGTGATGCTGGACGGCAGGATTGTCAAAAGCGGTGAATACCCCTCCAATAAGGAATTGCTGGACTGGGCAGGACTGAGCCAGGAGGAGCTGGTTAAAACCATCATGCAAAAGAAAATGTCAAATTGTAAATGCGGCAACGATCTGGATTGCTGCTGCTAA
- the rsgA gene encoding ribosome small subunit-dependent GTPase A: MKKKQIKKNDPIKYIGADTIEATVVKIMNKQAQVLAGDKLVSCLLPQALVSEKNALAVGDRVAVSPAGSQMYQLSAVLPRETAVFRGNRRSPGESVLVAANVHYLLVIVTAEYLRHQAGYLEAASIAARRAGIRILILISKWDLISERERSLLENKIALYRETADLVFTGSEGAELEALTKAVSGKTGVVVGDRSCGKSALIQKILTRLMENEKKPGKLPGTHTSQLEAGPQNTWLIDTPGFRDFALEEITADERNAVFPEIAGLAAACGFSSCTHTHEEGCAVIQALREARIERERYDAYQGMSGKKPKAAMQADYRHTACAESFVCKVCGAPVAPEGAGSQHRNHCPKCLSSLHVDNRPGDRASLCHGVMEPVSVWVRKNGEWAIIHRCRLCGALSSNRIAADDNPALLMSIAVKPLARTPFPLNKLEEMFGGAGEA, from the coding sequence ATGAAAAAGAAACAGATAAAAAAGAATGATCCGATAAAATACATCGGAGCAGATACAATAGAGGCAACCGTTGTTAAAATTATGAATAAGCAGGCCCAGGTGCTGGCAGGTGATAAGCTTGTAAGCTGCCTGCTGCCGCAGGCGCTGGTTTCTGAAAAGAATGCGCTGGCGGTGGGAGACCGGGTGGCTGTAAGCCCGGCCGGCAGCCAGATGTACCAATTATCCGCTGTCCTGCCCAGAGAAACAGCGGTGTTCCGGGGCAACCGGCGTTCGCCGGGAGAATCGGTACTGGTAGCGGCCAATGTGCACTACCTTTTAGTCATTGTGACAGCAGAGTATCTCCGGCATCAGGCCGGCTATCTGGAGGCGGCCAGCATCGCGGCCCGGCGGGCCGGAATCAGGATCCTTATTCTGATCAGTAAATGGGATTTGATCAGCGAGCGGGAAAGAAGCCTGCTTGAGAATAAAATAGCGCTTTATCGGGAAACGGCAGATCTTGTCTTTACCGGGTCTGAGGGGGCGGAGCTGGAGGCGCTGACAAAAGCAGTGTCTGGCAAAACAGGGGTGGTCGTTGGTGACCGCTCCTGCGGTAAGTCGGCTTTGATCCAAAAGATTTTGACCAGACTCATGGAAAATGAAAAAAAACCTGGAAAGCTTCCTGGTACACACACCAGCCAGCTGGAGGCCGGTCCCCAAAACACATGGCTGATTGATACGCCGGGCTTTCGGGATTTTGCCTTGGAGGAAATCACAGCAGACGAACGCAACGCGGTATTTCCCGAAATCGCCGGGCTGGCCGCTGCCTGTGGCTTCAGCAGCTGTACGCACACCCACGAAGAGGGCTGCGCGGTAATACAGGCCCTTCGGGAGGCCCGGATTGAACGGGAGCGGTACGACGCCTATCAGGGTATGTCAGGGAAAAAGCCCAAAGCAGCAATGCAGGCCGACTACAGGCATACCGCCTGCGCCGAGAGCTTTGTATGTAAGGTGTGCGGAGCCCCAGTCGCGCCAGAGGGAGCCGGCAGCCAGCACAGGAACCATTGCCCCAAATGCCTGTCAAGCCTCCATGTCGACAACAGGCCCGGAGACCGCGCATCCCTGTGCCATGGCGTCATGGAGCCGGTGAGCGTGTGGGTTCGGAAAAACGGCGAGTGGGCCATTATACACCGGTGCCGCCTGTGCGGCGCGCTGAGCTCAAACCGCATCGCGGCGGATGATAACCCGGCGCTGCTGATGTCCATCGCCGTTAAGCCGCTGGCGAGAACTCCTTTTCCGCTCAACAAGCTGGAGGAGATGTTCGGAGGAGCGGGCGAGGCTTAA
- a CDS encoding transketolase — protein sequence MDKVELIERKAFNIRNDIVKTIIENGDGHAGPSLSCTDILATLYFGVMKVDVNKPKWEKRDRLILSAGHKCLALYGTLIEKGFESERVLHSYNHLGTIVPGHPDMKKFRGVDFSSGALGHGLPIGCGMALDAKLKSHDNRVFVLMGDGEQGEGSNWEAAMFAAHHELDNLVAVIDRNGLQINGATKEVLNSADLAEKYKSFGWAVEVVDGHDVAAMLKIFEQTPAQAGKPTMVIANTIKSKGMSFAENNVKYHHWNPGKDSEEARQALEDLRSYQEAKGWS from the coding sequence GTGGACAAAGTCGAATTAATTGAGAGAAAGGCATTTAATATCCGAAACGATATTGTAAAAACCATTATTGAGAATGGGGATGGTCATGCCGGGCCGTCCCTTTCCTGCACCGATATTCTGGCGACCCTGTACTTTGGGGTGATGAAGGTTGATGTCAATAAACCCAAATGGGAAAAAAGAGACCGCCTTATTCTGAGCGCAGGGCATAAGTGCCTGGCGTTATATGGGACGCTGATTGAAAAAGGATTTGAGAGTGAGCGGGTACTGCACAGCTATAATCATCTGGGCACGATCGTGCCAGGACACCCGGATATGAAAAAGTTCCGGGGGGTGGATTTCAGCTCCGGTGCTCTGGGACATGGCCTGCCCATTGGCTGCGGTATGGCCCTGGACGCAAAGCTTAAAAGCCATGACAACCGTGTGTTTGTCCTGATGGGCGACGGTGAACAGGGAGAAGGCTCTAACTGGGAGGCTGCAATGTTTGCAGCGCACCATGAGCTTGATAATCTGGTTGCGGTTATTGACCGCAACGGCCTGCAGATCAATGGCGCGACGAAAGAAGTGCTTAACAGCGCGGATCTTGCGGAAAAATACAAAAGCTTCGGGTGGGCTGTTGAAGTTGTGGACGGCCACGATGTGGCGGCCATGCTGAAAATTTTTGAACAGACACCCGCTCAAGCTGGAAAACCAACAATGGTTATTGCCAATACCATCAAGAGCAAAGGAATGTCCTTTGCGGAAAACAACGTGAAGTACCACCACTGGAACCCGGGAAAGGATTCAGAGGAAGCCAGACAGGCATTGGAAGATTTACGCAGCTATCAGGAAGCAAAGGGGTGGTCATAA
- a CDS encoding transketolase C-terminal domain-containing protein, producing MAGTKQNPRDVFGEVLLEIGKADERVMAVSCDSGAGSGMNPFKDTLPQQYLEVGISEQDAIGICAGLAESGRVPVVSAIAPFISMRCFEQIRNDVGYSNMNVKIIGSSSGLSHSNLGSTHQALEDMSILKTVPNMVIFNPGDGYEVEMSLRKAVACKGPVYIRMPRNAMEMPVDPEKRSFEIGRGESLLDTGDEVVILVTGTLSMDALEAGKRLAEKGYKVKVLNFTTVKPLDKKLIRDAYKNCRLMCTVEEHITTGGFGSSVLELLADMPHCAPVHVLGIEAGSTQTGPYRELLDYYGLSAGKLAETIETYIHNLA from the coding sequence ATGGCAGGAACAAAACAGAATCCAAGAGATGTTTTTGGCGAGGTGCTTCTGGAAATCGGGAAAGCAGACGAACGCGTTATGGCGGTGTCCTGTGATTCCGGCGCCGGCTCAGGCATGAATCCCTTTAAGGACACGCTGCCCCAGCAGTATTTAGAGGTTGGGATCAGCGAGCAGGACGCCATCGGCATCTGTGCCGGTCTGGCGGAATCCGGAAGAGTGCCGGTGGTATCCGCCATTGCGCCGTTTATCAGCATGCGGTGCTTTGAGCAGATCCGAAACGATGTGGGCTATTCCAACATGAACGTCAAAATTATCGGCTCAAGCAGCGGCCTGTCCCATTCCAATCTGGGCTCTACCCACCAGGCGCTGGAGGATATGTCCATTTTGAAAACCGTGCCCAATATGGTGATCTTTAATCCAGGTGACGGCTACGAGGTAGAGATGTCACTCAGAAAGGCCGTGGCCTGTAAGGGGCCTGTCTATATCCGTATGCCCAGAAACGCCATGGAAATGCCAGTGGACCCAGAGAAGCGCAGCTTTGAAATCGGCAGGGGTGAAAGCCTTTTAGACACCGGTGATGAGGTGGTTATCCTGGTCACGGGAACACTGAGCATGGACGCGCTGGAGGCAGGAAAAAGGCTGGCCGAAAAGGGCTATAAGGTTAAGGTGCTCAATTTTACAACCGTTAAGCCGCTGGATAAAAAGCTGATCCGCGATGCCTATAAAAATTGCCGCCTTATGTGCACGGTTGAGGAGCACATCACCACCGGCGGCTTTGGGAGCAGTGTGCTGGAGCTTTTGGCCGATATGCCGCACTGCGCACCCGTGCATGTGCTGGGCATCGAGGCAGGCTCTACCCAGACAGGACCTTACCGCGAGCTTTTGGATTATTATGGCTTAAGCGCCGGCAAGCTTGCAGAAACCATTGAAACTTACATTCATAATTTAGCATAA